A stretch of DNA from Serinibacter arcticus:
GGCGGCGTCCACGAGGGCTCCGTCCTCCTCGGTCGTGACGTCGAACCCGAGGAGACCGGGAGGGCCGTACCGGCGCGGCAGGTGCATGACCGTCGCCCAGGACCCGTCGAGGGCGCCCTGGGCCTGACGGACGGCCCCGGCCGCGCTCTGGGTGGCGGCGGCCGCCGACTCCGCGGCTCCCGCTGCCACGTCGATGTCCGCCCCGACCTTCGACCCCTGGGAGGCGAACGCCTCCGCCGCGTCGCCGTCCCACTCGGAGACGGCCAGACGGGCCGAGGCGCCGAACGACTCCGCACCGCCGGTGAGCGCACGACCGACGGCGCTCCACGCCGCCGCCGCCGCGTCGAGGGACACCAGCTCCGCCCTCAGGTCCCACAACCCCTCGGTCACGAGATCCTCATCTCCTCGGCGGCGGCCTCGTCGGCGTCGGAGTAGCCGAACGCGCAGGCGTACAGCGTCTCGCTCGCGTTCTCGAGCACCCCGGCGATCGTGGCCGCGGCCGTGCCGGCGGAGTCCGCGGCGAGGGCGTGGGCCTCGCGGAAGGCGGCGGCCCCCGGGGTGGTGCCGGCGGCGAGTCCGGCCAGGCCCGTCAGCGCGACCACCGCGTCCTGCCAGGAGTGGGAGACCTCCACAGCGGTGTCGAGCACGCTGCCGGCCGCCTCGCTCACGACCTCCGGATCGATGTGCATGTCACGCCCTGCCTCAACGTCGGGTACGGGTACGAAGTGGACCCGGTGAGAACGTAGCGCCGCCACCGGCGCCGGTGGGGATCGGGTTCGCGCCCCGTCGTGCCGGAACGGGAACGACGGCGGCCCGCCACCTCCGCAGAGGTGACGGGCCGCCGTCGTGACGGGGTCGCGGTGAGGACCGCCGCTGGATCAGCGGTAGTCGTCGTACCCGCGTCCGAGGTCGAGCTCCTCGAGGGCGATCGCCTCGCCGGAGCCGGAGCCCAGCGGCAGGTAGTCGATCTCGTCGTAGCCGAAGGCCGGGTACAGCTCGGCCTTCGCCTCCTCCGTCGGCTCCACCTGGACGTTGCGGTAGCGGGCGAGGCCCGTACCGGCCGGGATGAGCTTTCCGAGGATGACGTTCTCCTTGAGGCCGAGCAGGGAGTCGCGGCGACCGCTCATCGCGGCCTCCGTCAGCACCTTGGTCGTCTCCTGGAAGGACGCCGCCGAGAGCCACGAGTCCGTGGCCAGCGAGGCCTTGGTGATGCCCATGAGCTCCGGGCGACCGGAGGCGGGGGTACCGCCCTCGGACACCACGCGACGGTTCTCGTCCTCGAACCGGCCGCGCTCGGCGATCTCGCCCGGCAGCAGGTTCGCGTCACCCGAGTCCAGCACGGTCACGCGACGCAGCATCTGCCGCACGATGACCTCGATGTGCTTGTCGTGGATGTCCACGCCCTGGCTGCGGTAGGTCTCCTGCACCTGGTTGACCAGGTGCTTCTGCACCGCCTGCGGACCGAGGATGCGGAGGACCTTCTTCGGGTCGACCGCACCGGCGACGAGCTGCTGCCCGACGGCGACGTGGTCGCCGTCGCCGACCAGCAGGCGCGCGCGCTTGGTGATCGGGTAGGCCAGCTCCTCGCTGCCGTCGTCCGGCGTGACCACCAGGCGACGGATCCGCTCGGAGTCGTCGATCGTCAGACGACCGGCGGCCTCGCTGATCGGGGCCTCACCCTTGGGGGTGCGGGCCTCGAACAGCTCCTGGACGCGCGGCAGACCCTGCGTGATGTCCTCGGCCGCCGCCACACCACCGGTGTGGAACGTCCGCATCGTCAGCTGGGTGCCGGGCTCACCGATCGACTGCGCCGCGATGATGCCGACGGCCTCGCCGACGTCCACGAGCTTGCCCGTGGCCAGGGAGCGGCCGTAGCACTTCGCGCAGGTGCCCACGCGGGAGGCGCAGGTCAGCACGGAGCGGATCTTGATCGTCTCGACGCCGGCGGCGACGAGCTTCTCGATCAGGACGTCGCCGACGTCGGCGCCCGCCTCGGCGAGCACCGTGCCGTCCGAGTCGGCCACCTGGGTGGCCAGCGTCCGGGTGTAGGCGCTCGTCTCGACGGTCTCGGCGCGGGTGGCGGTGCCGTCGCTGCCGATCTCGGCGATGACCGTCACCAGGCCGCGCTCGGTGCCGCAGTCGTCCTCACGGATGATGACGTCCTGCGACACGTCGACGAGACGACGCGTGAGGTAGCCCGAGTCGGCCGTCCGCAGAGCGGTGTCGGCCAGACCCTTGCGGGCACCGTGGGTGGCGATGAAGTACTCGAGGACGGACAGGCCCTCGCGGTAGTTCGACGTGATCGGGCGCGGGATGATCTCGCCCTTCGGGTTGGCCACGAGGCCGCGCATGCCGGCGATCTGACGCACCTGCATCCAGTTGCCTCGAGCGCCCGAGCCGACCATCCGCTGGATGGTGTTGCGCTTGGGGAAGCTCTCCCGCATGGCCGCGGCGACCTCGTCGGTCGCCTTGGTCCAGATGTCGATGAGCTCGCCGCGGCGCTCCTCGTCCGTGATGAGTCCACGCTCGTACTGGCCCTGGACCTTGGCGGCCTGGCCCTCGTACGCCTCGAGGATCGCCTTCTTGCCCTCGGGGGCGACGACGTCGGAGATGGCGATCGTGACACCGGAGCGCGTGGCCCAGGTGAAGCCGGCCGCCTTGAGGGCGTCCAGGCTCGCCGCGACGGCGACCTTCGGGTAGCGCTCGGCCAGGTCGTTGACGATGACCGAGAGCTCCTTCTTGCCGACGACGCCGTTCACGAACGGGTAGTCCACCGGGAGCGTCTCGTTGAAGAGCGCGCGACCCAGCGTCGTGTCGAACAGCACCGTGTCACCCTCGGTGAAGCCGGCGGGCGGCTCCCACCCGAGCGGCGGGACCAGATCCGTCATCCGGATCGTGATCTCGGCGTTCAGGTCGATCTGACCCGCGTCGAAGGCCATGATCGCCTCGGCGAGCGAGGCGAACTTGCGGCCGACGCCCTCGGCGTCGTCCTTGTCGCTCGTCAGGTGGTACAGACCGATGATCATGTCCTGCGAGGGCATGGTGACCGGACGGCCGTCCGACGGCTTGAGGATGTTGTTGCTCGAGAGCATGAGGATGCGAGCCTCGGCCTGCGCCTCCGCGGACAGCGGAAGGTGCACGGCCATCTGGTCGCCGTCGAAGTCGGCGTTGAACGCGCCGCAGACGAGCGGGTGCAGGTGGATCGCCTTGCCCTCGACCAGCTGGGGCTCGAACGCCTGGATGCCGAGACGGTGCAGCGTGGGTGCGCGGTTCAGCAGCACCGGGTGCTCCGTGATGACCTCCTCGAGCACGTCCCACACGACCGAGCGGGCACGCTCGACCATGCGCTTGGCGCTCTTGATGTTCTGCGCGTGGTTGAGGTCCACGAGACGCTTCATCACGAACGGCTTGAAGAGCTCCAGGGCCATCTGCTTGGGCAGACCGCACTGGTGCAGCTTCAGCTGCGGGCCGACGACGATGACCGAGCGGCCCGAGTAGTCGACGCGCTTGCCGAGCAGGTTCTGACGGAAGCGCCCCTGCTTGCCCTTGAGCATGTCGGAGATCGACTTCAGCGGACGGTTGCCGGGGCCCGTGACGGGGCGACCACGACGGCCGTTGTCGAACAGCGCGTCGACGGCCTCCTGCAGCATCCGCTTCTCGTTGTTCACGATGATCTCGGGCGCGCCGAGGTCGAGAAGACGCTTGAGGCGGTTGTTGCGGTTGATCACGCGGCGGTACAGGTCGTTCAGGTCGGAGGTCGCGAAGCGGCCACCGTCCAGCTGCACCATCGGACGGATGTCCGGCGGGATCACGGGGATGCAGTCGAGCACCATGCCCATGGGCGAGTTGGTCGTCGTCATGAACGCGTTGACGACCTTGAGGCGCTTGAGGGCGCGGGTCTTGCGCTGGCCCTTGCCGCTGCGGATGATCTCGCGCAGGTTCTCGGACTCGGCCTCGAGGTCGAACGTCTCGAGACGACGACGGATCGCCTGGGCGCCCATCGAGCCGGAGAAGTACTGGCCGTAGCGGACCTCGAGCTCGCGGTAGAGCAGCTCGTCACCCTCGAGGTCGGCGACCTTGAGGTTCTTGAAGCGGTCCCACACGCGCTGCAGCCGGTCGAGCTCGGCGTCGCTGCGCTTGCGCAGCTGGGCCATCTCGCGCTCGGCGGAGTCACGGACGCGACGACGCGCGTCCGCCTTGGCACCCTCGGACTCGAGCTGGGCCAGGTCGGCCTCGAGCTTCTTGGCGCGGGTGTCGACGTCGAGGTCGCGGCGCTTGGTGATCGCGTCGCGCTCGATGTCGATCTCGTTCTGCAGGCTCGGCAGATCGGCGTGGCGCTTGTCGGCGTCCACGTCCGTGATCATGTACGCCGCGAAGTAGATGACCTTCTCGAGGTCCTTCGGGGCGAGGTCGAGCAGGTACCCGAGGCGGGACGGGACGCCCTTGAAGTACCAGATGTGCGTGACGGGCGCGGCGAGCTCGATGTGGCCCATGCGCTCGCGGCGGACCTTCGAGCGCGTGACCTCGACGCCGCAGCGCTCGCAGACGATGCCCTTGAACCGGACGCGCTTGTACTTGCCGCAGTTGCACTCCCAGTCCCGGGTCGGACCGAAGATCTTCTCGCAGAAGAGTCCGTCCTTCTCGGGCTTGAGGGTGCGGTAGTTGATCGTCTCGGGCTTCTTGACCTCGCCGTGCGACCAGGTACGAACGTCCTCCGCCGAGGCAAGACCGATCCGCAGCTCGTCGAAGACATTGACGTCGAGCAAGTTGTCCTACTTCCTTCGGTGTGTCACCGGTAAGTCGATATCTGTGATCTGCCACCCGCGGTCCCCGCGGTGCGCGTCGTGCGCACCGCGGGGACCCGGGGCTCAGATCTCTTCGACGCTGCTGGCGTCGGGACGGCGAGACAGGTCGATACCGAGCTCTTCAGCAGCGCGGTAGACCTCCTCGTCGGTGTCACGCATCTCGATGAGCGTGCCGTCGGCGGAGAGGACCTCCACGTTCAGGCAGAGCGACTGCATCTCCTTGATGAGCACCTTGAAGGACTCCGGGATGCCCGGCTCCGGGATGTTCTCGCCCTTGACGATGGCCTCGTAGACCTTCACGCGGCCGGGGACGTCGTCGGACTTGATCGTCAGGAGCTCCTGGAGGGCGTAGGCGGCGCCGTACGCCTCGAGCGCCCACACCTCCATCTCGCCGAACCGCTGACCACCGAACTGCGCCTTACCACCCAGCGGCTGCTGCGTGATCATCGAGTACGGGCCGGTCGAGCGCGCGTGGATCTTGTCGTCGACCAGGTGGTGCAGCTTCAGGATGTACATGTAGCCGACCGAGACGGGCTCGGGGAACGGCTCGCCGGAGCGGCCGTCGAAGAGCAGCGTCTTGCCCGAGGAGTCGATCAGGCGGTCGCCGTCACGGGTGACGAGCGTGGAGTCGAGGAGACCCGCCAGCTCGTCCTCGCGGACGCCGTCGAACACCGGGGTGGCCACGGGCGTGCCCGGGGCCCCCTTGAGGTTCTCCGGGGGCAGGTTCTTCGCCCACGAGGGCACCTTGCCGGCCTTGGCGTCGGCGATGCCGGCGTCCCAGCCCGTCTTGGCGACCCATCCGAGGTGCGTCTCCAGGACCTGGCCCACGTTCATGCGGCCGGGGACACCCAGCGGGTTGAGCACGACGTCGAGCGGCGTGCCGTCCGCGAGGAACGGCATGTCCTCGATCGGGAGGATCTTGGAGATGACGCCCTTGTTGCCGTGACGGCCGGCGAGCTTGTCGCCGTCCGTGATCTTGCGTCGCTGCGCGATGTAGACCCGCACCAGCTGGTTCACGCCGGGGGGCAGCTCGTCGCCGTCCTCGCGGTTGAACTCGCGGACGCCGATGACCGTGCCGGACTCGCCGTGGGGCACCTTGAGCGAGGTGTCGCGCACCTCGCGGGCCTTCTCGCCGAAGATCGCACGGAGCAGGCGCTCCTCCGGGGTCAGCTCGGTCTCACCCTTGGGAGTGACCTTGCCGACGAGGACGTCACCGGCGCCGACCTCGGCACCGATGCGCACGATGCCGCGCTCGTCGAGGTCCGCGAGGACCTCCTCGGAGACGTTCGGGATGTCCCGCGTGATCTCCTCCGGGCCCAGCTTGGTGTCGCGCGCGTCGACCTCGTGCTCCTCGATGTGGATCGAGGAGAGCACGTCGTCGGCGACGAGACGCTGGCTCAGGATGATCGCGTCCTCGTAGTTGTGGCCCTCCCACGACATGAACCCGACGAGCAGGTTCCGGCCGAGCGCGAGCTCGCCCTCGTCGGTGGCGGGACCGTCCGCGAGGACCGAGCCGACCTCGACCCGGGCGCCCTCGTCGACCAGCACGCGCTGGTTGTAGGAGGTTCCCTGGTTCGAGCGCTGGAACTTCGCGACGCGGTACGTGAAGGACGTGGCGTCGTCGTGCGCGACCGTGATCGCGTCGGCCGAGACCTCGGTGACGACACCGGGCTTGGTGGCCACGATGACGTCGCCGGCGTCGACGGCGGCACGACGCTCCATGCCGGTGCCCACGAGCGGGGCCTCGGAACGGACCAGCGGAACCGCCTGGCGCTGCATGTTCGCGCCCATGAGGGCGCGGTTGGCGTCGTCGTGCTCGAGGAACGGGATCATCGCCGTCGCGACCGACACCATCTGGCGCGGGGAGACGTCCATGTAGTCGACCTCGTCGGCCGGGACCAGCTCGGTCTCGCCGCCGCGGGTGCGGACCAGGACGGTCTTCTCCGCGAAGGTGGACTTCTCGGTCAGCGGCGCGTTGGCCTGCGCGATGACGTAGCGGTCCTCGTCGTCGGCCGTGAGGTAGAAGACGTCGTCGGAGACGATCCCGTCCTCCACCTTGCGGTACGGCGTCTCGATGAAGCCGAACGGGTTGATGCGCGCGTACGTCGCGAGCGAGCCGATCAGACCGATGTTCGGGCCCTCGGGCGTCTCGATCGGGCACATGCGGCCGTAGTGCGACGGGTGGACGTCACGGACCTCCATCGAGGCGCGGTCACGAGAGAGACCACCCGGGCCGAGGGCCGAGAGACGCCGCTTGTGCGTCAGGCCCGCGAGCGGGTTGTTCTGGTCCATGAACTGCGACAGCTGGCTCGTGCCGAAGAACTCCTTGATGGAGGCGACGACGGGCCGGATGTTGATGAGGGTCTGCGGCGTGATCGCCTCGACGTCCTGCGTCGTCATGCGCTCGCGCACGACGCGCTCCATCCGCGACAGGCCCGTGCGGACCTGGTTCTGGATGAGCTCGCCGACCGCGCGGATGCGACGGTTGCCGAAGTGGTCGATGTCGTCCGTCTCGACGTGCACGGTGACGCGCGCGTCGGCCGGGCCGACCTCGACCTCGTCGACGCCGCGGTGCAGCGCGGCGAGATACTTGACCGTCGCGACGATGTCGGCGACCTGCAGGACGGACTCGGTGAGCTCCGCCTGGCGGCCCAGCTTCTTGTTCAGCTTGTAGCGGCCGACCTTCGCGAGGTCGTAGCGCTTGGAGTTGAAGTAGAAGTTGTCGAGCAGCGCCTGACCGGCCTCGACGGTCGGGGGCTCGCCCGGACGCGTCTTGCGGTAGATGTCGACGAGCGCCTCGTCCTGGGTGTTGACCGAGTCCTTCTCGAGGGTCTCCAGGACCACCGGGAACTCGGCGAACTCCTCGCGGATCTCCGTCTCGGTCAGGCCGAGGGCCTTGAGGAAGACGGTGACCGACTGCTTGCGCTTGCGGTCGATGCGGACACCGACGGTGTCGCGCTTGTCGATCTCGAACTCCAGCCACGCGCCACGGCTCGGGATCATCTTCGACGTGAAGACGTCCTTGTCGGACGTCTTGTCGGCGATGCGCTCGAAGTAGACGCCCGGCGAGCGGACCAGCTGCGAGACGACGACACGCTCGGTGCCGTTGATCACGAAGGTGCCGCGCTCGGTCATGAGCGGGAAGTCGCCCATGAAGACCGTCTGCGACTTGATCTCACCGGTCGTGTAGTTGACGAACTCCGCGGTGACGAAGAGCGGAGCGGAGAAGGTGAAGTCCTTCTCCTTGCACTCCTCGGCCGTGAACTTCGCCGGCTCGAAGCGGTGGTCGCGGAACGACAGCGACATGGAACCACCGAGGTCCTCGATCGGGGAGATCTCGGCGAAGATCTCCTCGAGGCCGGACGACGCCGGCACGGACTGGTTCCGCTTCGCAGCCTCCTCGACACGGGCGCGCCAGCGCTCGTTGCCCAGGAGCCAGTCGAAGCTGTTGGTCTGGAGGCCGAGCAGGTCAGGCGCCTGCATCGGCTCGGAGATCTTGGCGAAGGAGACCCTTCGCGAAGCAGTGCGGTTGGCGATGGCGTCAGCGATCGAAGGGTTGCTCGAGGCAGCCAAGAGGGATCCTTCCCTACGAAAAGGGTGTTCTCAGACGTTGGCCTGCTTACCCCAGGGCAAGGCGGTGATGACCTGACGGAGGCCTGATTTCAGGCACCGGCGATGGGCATCAAGGGGTTGGGGGCACAGGACAGCGCAAAGCGCGAGCATACCCATGATTTCGGGCAGGGTCAACCTGACCCCGCGGGACCTGCGCCAGCCACCTCGAGGGGAACCGTCCAGGCGTCACGCGGCGCTGCGTGAGCTCGTGCTCCCCCGAGGCATCTGCTGCCGCGGTTCGCCACGCAGTCTGCCCCAGGTCGGGCGATCCGTCGAGTCCCGGCCCGGCGAGTCGGCCCGCCGTCCGGATCCGGGTGGCCCGGTTCCGGGGATGCGGCAGGGCCCGCACCGCCGAGGCGGTACGGGCCCTGTCGAGAGCTTGCGGCTGGGCCGCGAGCGATCGCGAGGCGATCAGATCACTTGATGGTGACCGTCGCGCCGGCGCCCTCGAGCTGCTCCTTGGCCTTGTCGGCGGCCTCCTTGTTGGCCCCCTCCAGAACGGGCTTGGGAGCGCCGTCAACGAGGTCCTTGGCCTCCTTCAGGCCGAGACCCGTGATGGAGCGCACCTCCTTGATGACCGCGATCTTCTGAGCGCCGACGGACTCGAGGACGACGTCGAACTCCGTCTTCTCCTCGACCTCCTCAGCGGCGGCCGCGCCCGGGCCGGCGGCGACGGCGACAGCGGCCGGAGCGGCAGCGGTGACCTCGAAGACCTCTTCGAACTGCTTCACGAACTCGGAGAGCTCGATGAGCGTGAGCTCCTTGAAAGCGTCAATGAGCTCGTCGGTGGTGAGCTTCGCCATGATCGGCGTTCCTTCCTGTAAGTGTCCCAGCGCGTGCTGCGCGAGTACTGGTGTTGGTGTGTGACGACGTCCGGCCCCGAAGGGTCAGGCGGCGTCCGCCTGCTTCTCGCGCAGGGCGTCGATGGTGCGGACCGCCTGCGACGCGGGCGCGGTGAAGAGGTACGCAGCCTGGTAGAGCTTCGCCTTCATCGCGCCGGCCGCCTTGGCCAGCAGGACCTCGCGGGACTCGAGGTCCGCGAGGGCGGTGATGTCGGCAGGGGAGATGTCCCTGCCGTCGAGCACACCGGCCTTGACGACCAGTGCGGGGTTGGCCTTGGCAAAGTCGCGCAGACCCTTGGCAGCGGTCACCGGGTCACCGGTGATGAACGCGATGGCCGACGGGCCGGAGAGCTTCTCGGCGAAGGTCTCCAGTCCGGCCTCGCGCGCCGCGATCGCGGTCAGCGTGTTCTTTGCCACGGCGTAGTGCGCATCCGACCCGAGGGCCTTGCGCAGAGCCTTGAGCTGGGCGACCGTCAGGCCGCGGTACTCGGTGAGCACCGCAGCATTCGAGTCACGGAACAGCTGCGTGAGCTCGGCGACGGCTGCCGCCTTGTCCGGCCTCGCCATGGCATTCCTTTCCGATGGTGACCGCCGCTCCCGCGGAGCTCGCCCGAGGGGGCAAGCGAAAAGCCCCGTGCGCAGGGCACGGGGCTCGGACCATCGGCGCACGTGGCACCGGGTACATTCCTCGAACCTGCGCAGGCTTCCCGTGGGAACTTCGCCTCGACCGAGCGTTTGCACGCGCGACGAGGACCGGCGGTCTGGGGTACGGGAAGAAACAGTACACGACGGATCGCGACCTCCGCACCGCGCGTGCCCACCCGGACCCATCCGCTGCGGCCCCCGCTCCGAACTCCTCGCGACCGTCACCACCCGGCGCACGGCCCGAGAGACAAGGATCCATCATGAGGACCAGCCCGAACCGCCTCCTGGCAGCCGTCTTCGGCGCCGTCTACACGCTCGTCGGCCTCGCCGGCTTCGCCGTCACCGCCGGCGTCGCCTTCGCGGGCACCGAGGGTGCCACCCTCATCGTGTTCGACGTCAACCCGCTGCACAACATCGTGCACCTGGGCATCGGTGTCGCGCTCCTCCTCGCCTCGCGCGCCGTGGGCTCGGCCCGCGCCGTCAACACGACGATCGGTGCCGTGTACCTCCTGGTCGGCGTCGTCGGCCTGTTCCTGCTCGACTCCGCGGCGAACATCCTCGCCCTGAACGGCGCCGACAACGTGCTGCACCTCGCCAGCGCCGTGCTGCTCCTCGGCGTCGGTCTGACCCAGGACCGCGGCGTCGCGCCCGCCGCCACCCGGACGGCGTGACCTCCTCATGACCACCGTGGCCCCGACCCGCGTGGGGACGTCGACGACGGGGACGCCGAGCGGCGTCGTCGTGACGGCCCTGCTCGGGCTCGGGGCCGCCGTCATGCTGCTCGCGGCCGTCCCCGGCGTGCTGCGCGACGGCGAGGGCGGAGCCGCCTCGCGCGTGCTGGCGGGGATCGTGCTGGCCGTCGGCCTCGCCGCCCTCGCGTGGTCGCTGCTGGGACTGCGCCGCGGAATCGTGCCCGCCCCGCGGACCGCCGTCGCGACGGCGTTCGGGGTCACCGGCGTCGGGGTCCTGTCCCAGACCGCCGCCCAGGGCGCTCTGCTCGCCGTGCTGCCGGGCGCCCGCGTGCCGGCCGCCGACGACTACGCGACCGCCGCGCTCCTGATCCTCACGGCCTTCGCCGTCGTCCTGGTCCGCCGGGCGGCGATGTCCGGCAGCTCCGCGGCCGGGGCCACCCCCGGCGCCGGCCGGCGGCTGCTGGCCCTCGCGGCCGGCGCGACCGTCGTCGGTGCCCTCGTGACGCCGGGGCTGGCCGCCTCGGCGGCCGGTGCCTCGGCCGTCCCCCACGGGACGCACGGCACCCCGGCGGCGTCGAGCGAGGAGCACACCCCACCCCCGCAGGCCGACTTCCTCGACCCCGCCCGCTCGGACCGACCGGCACCGCCCTCGGGCCACCACTGACCCCGCAGGTGCCCGGGGGTCAGGCGCAGATCGGGTCGCCGAGAGAGACCTCGACCCCGTCGTTGATCACCCAGCCCTCGGCGCAGAACCGGTCGTCGGCCAGGCTCTCCTGGACGATCATGGTCGTCACCGCGTAGGGGCCGTCCTCCACGAGGATCTCCTGCGGCTCCCCCGGGTCCGCCTCGGTCTTCGGGTACAGGCGCAGCCGCAGGTCGTTGCCGTAGGTGTCCCCGTCGTTGCGGTACGCCACGGCCCACACGGTCTCGCAGGCGAACGAGACCCGGATCCCCAGCTGGACGTCGAAGTCCCGCTCGGTGGTGGCGGCGTCGATCGCGTCGTCGATGCACTTCGTGTCCCAGATGTTCGCGCCGTGCGCGACCGGCTGGTTCGCCCCGTGCAGGTGGACCTGCCCGGCGGCGTTGATGGTCGCGCCGGGGGGCACCGCCACCGTCGGAGCGGGCTCCCGGGGCCAGAGGGCGTGGCCGGCCAGCGCGCCCCCGAAGGCCGAGACGGCCACGAGGCCGGCGAGACCGAGCACCGAGGCCGCGCGGCGCGCGCGCGACGCGCGGGGCGGTGCGGGCACAGCACTCGGGTCCGGGAGCGACGCCGGGGGCGGGGGCGGGGGCGGGGCCACCGTGGCGGGCGTCGTCGCGGGCCCCGGAGCGGGCGTGGCCGTCGGGACGGCCTCGTTCCGGCCCTCAGCTTCCTCGTCCGCCGGCACCACGGCGCGGTCCCCGGCCGTCCCGGTGGCGGACTCCGGCACGGCACGGGTCTCGGCGCGGGGGACGCCGGACGCGAGCGTGGCGCGGCGGGCCAGCCACGGGTCCGGGTCGGCCCCGAGCGCCGTCACCACCCCGTACAGGGTGCGCTCGCTGGGCAGGCGCGTGCCGCCGAAGGCCTCGGCAACGATCGAGCGCGAGAGCCCGGCCGAACGGGCGATGGCCTCGTACGTCAGGGCACCGCCCTCGAGTCGGAGGCGGCGCAGATCGCCCGCCAGGTCAAGGACGTCGTCGGACATGGTCTCTCCCCTGCAGTTCCACTGTCCAGGCTGCACCCCCGGTCGAACACGTTTCGATCCAACTTCTCACGGGCCCGCCCCGATCTCCTAGACCCGCGTCGAGGGGCGCCGGAACTGCGAGAGGCGCGAGCGTCGACCCTGGGGTCGGCGCTCGCGCCTCTCGGTGCTGCGGGGTGGTGCTGGCGTCAGCTGTCGTCCTCGGACGCGACGTTGCGCGTCTTGGTGACGTCCAGCGGGATGCCGGGGCCCATCGTCGTCGACGTGGTGCCCTTGATGATGTAGCGGCCCTTGGAGGAGGACGGCTTGAGGCGCAGGACCTCGTCCAGGACGGCCGCGTAGTTCTCGGCGAGCTGCACGTCGGTGAAAGACGCCTTGCCCACGATGACGTGGAGGTTGGCGTGCTTGTCGACGCGGAACTCGATCCGGCCGCCCTTGATCTCCGTGACGGCCTTCGTGACGTCCATGGTCACCGTGCCCGTACGGGGGTTCGGCATGAGACCACGCGGGCCGAGGACGCGGCCGAGGCGGCCGACCTTGCCCATGAGGTCCGGCGTCGCGATCGCGGCGTCGAAGTCCGTGTAGCCGGCCGCGACCTTCTCGATCAGCTCGTCGCCACCGACCTCGTCGGCACCGGCGTCGATGGCCTGCTGCGCGCGCTCGCCGACGGCGAACACGAGCACGCGGGCGGTCTTGCCCGTGCCGTGGGGGAGGTTGACCGTGCCGCGGACCATCTGGTCCGCCTTGCGCGGGTCGACGCCGAGGCGGAAG
This window harbors:
- the rplL gene encoding 50S ribosomal protein L7/L12; protein product: MAKLTTDELIDAFKELTLIELSEFVKQFEEVFEVTAAAPAAVAVAAGPGAAAAEEVEEKTEFDVVLESVGAQKIAVIKEVRSITGLGLKEAKDLVDGAPKPVLEGANKEAADKAKEQLEGAGATVTIK
- the rplJ gene encoding 50S ribosomal protein L10; the encoded protein is MARPDKAAAVAELTQLFRDSNAAVLTEYRGLTVAQLKALRKALGSDAHYAVAKNTLTAIAAREAGLETFAEKLSGPSAIAFITGDPVTAAKGLRDFAKANPALVVKAGVLDGRDISPADITALADLESREVLLAKAAGAMKAKLYQAAYLFTAPASQAVRTIDALREKQADAA
- a CDS encoding DNA-directed RNA polymerase subunit beta', with product MLDVNVFDELRIGLASAEDVRTWSHGEVKKPETINYRTLKPEKDGLFCEKIFGPTRDWECNCGKYKRVRFKGIVCERCGVEVTRSKVRRERMGHIELAAPVTHIWYFKGVPSRLGYLLDLAPKDLEKVIYFAAYMITDVDADKRHADLPSLQNEIDIERDAITKRRDLDVDTRAKKLEADLAQLESEGAKADARRRVRDSAEREMAQLRKRSDAELDRLQRVWDRFKNLKVADLEGDELLYRELEVRYGQYFSGSMGAQAIRRRLETFDLEAESENLREIIRSGKGQRKTRALKRLKVVNAFMTTTNSPMGMVLDCIPVIPPDIRPMVQLDGGRFATSDLNDLYRRVINRNNRLKRLLDLGAPEIIVNNEKRMLQEAVDALFDNGRRGRPVTGPGNRPLKSISDMLKGKQGRFRQNLLGKRVDYSGRSVIVVGPQLKLHQCGLPKQMALELFKPFVMKRLVDLNHAQNIKSAKRMVERARSVVWDVLEEVITEHPVLLNRAPTLHRLGIQAFEPQLVEGKAIHLHPLVCGAFNADFDGDQMAVHLPLSAEAQAEARILMLSSNNILKPSDGRPVTMPSQDMIIGLYHLTSDKDDAEGVGRKFASLAEAIMAFDAGQIDLNAEITIRMTDLVPPLGWEPPAGFTEGDTVLFDTTLGRALFNETLPVDYPFVNGVVGKKELSVIVNDLAERYPKVAVAASLDALKAAGFTWATRSGVTIAISDVVAPEGKKAILEAYEGQAAKVQGQYERGLITDEERRGELIDIWTKATDEVAAAMRESFPKRNTIQRMVGSGARGNWMQVRQIAGMRGLVANPKGEIIPRPITSNYREGLSVLEYFIATHGARKGLADTALRTADSGYLTRRLVDVSQDVIIREDDCGTERGLVTVIAEIGSDGTATRAETVETSAYTRTLATQVADSDGTVLAEAGADVGDVLIEKLVAAGVETIKIRSVLTCASRVGTCAKCYGRSLATGKLVDVGEAVGIIAAQSIGEPGTQLTMRTFHTGGVAAAEDITQGLPRVQELFEARTPKGEAPISEAAGRLTIDDSERIRRLVVTPDDGSEELAYPITKRARLLVGDGDHVAVGQQLVAGAVDPKKVLRILGPQAVQKHLVNQVQETYRSQGVDIHDKHIEVIVRQMLRRVTVLDSGDANLLPGEIAERGRFEDENRRVVSEGGTPASGRPELMGITKASLATDSWLSAASFQETTKVLTEAAMSGRRDSLLGLKENVILGKLIPAGTGLARYRNVQVEPTEEAKAELYPAFGYDEIDYLPLGSGSGEAIALEELDLGRGYDDYR
- the rpoB gene encoding DNA-directed RNA polymerase subunit beta, coding for MAASSNPSIADAIANRTASRRVSFAKISEPMQAPDLLGLQTNSFDWLLGNERWRARVEEAAKRNQSVPASSGLEEIFAEISPIEDLGGSMSLSFRDHRFEPAKFTAEECKEKDFTFSAPLFVTAEFVNYTTGEIKSQTVFMGDFPLMTERGTFVINGTERVVVSQLVRSPGVYFERIADKTSDKDVFTSKMIPSRGAWLEFEIDKRDTVGVRIDRKRKQSVTVFLKALGLTETEIREEFAEFPVVLETLEKDSVNTQDEALVDIYRKTRPGEPPTVEAGQALLDNFYFNSKRYDLAKVGRYKLNKKLGRQAELTESVLQVADIVATVKYLAALHRGVDEVEVGPADARVTVHVETDDIDHFGNRRIRAVGELIQNQVRTGLSRMERVVRERMTTQDVEAITPQTLINIRPVVASIKEFFGTSQLSQFMDQNNPLAGLTHKRRLSALGPGGLSRDRASMEVRDVHPSHYGRMCPIETPEGPNIGLIGSLATYARINPFGFIETPYRKVEDGIVSDDVFYLTADDEDRYVIAQANAPLTEKSTFAEKTVLVRTRGGETELVPADEVDYMDVSPRQMVSVATAMIPFLEHDDANRALMGANMQRQAVPLVRSEAPLVGTGMERRAAVDAGDVIVATKPGVVTEVSADAITVAHDDATSFTYRVAKFQRSNQGTSYNQRVLVDEGARVEVGSVLADGPATDEGELALGRNLLVGFMSWEGHNYEDAIILSQRLVADDVLSSIHIEEHEVDARDTKLGPEEITRDIPNVSEEVLADLDERGIVRIGAEVGAGDVLVGKVTPKGETELTPEERLLRAIFGEKAREVRDTSLKVPHGESGTVIGVREFNREDGDELPPGVNQLVRVYIAQRRKITDGDKLAGRHGNKGVISKILPIEDMPFLADGTPLDVVLNPLGVPGRMNVGQVLETHLGWVAKTGWDAGIADAKAGKVPSWAKNLPPENLKGAPGTPVATPVFDGVREDELAGLLDSTLVTRDGDRLIDSSGKTLLFDGRSGEPFPEPVSVGYMYILKLHHLVDDKIHARSTGPYSMITQQPLGGKAQFGGQRFGEMEVWALEAYGAAYALQELLTIKSDDVPGRVKVYEAIVKGENIPEPGIPESFKVLIKEMQSLCLNVEVLSADGTLIEMRDTDEEVYRAAEELGIDLSRRPDASSVEEI